From the genome of Dehalobacter sp. 12DCB1, one region includes:
- a CDS encoding serine acetyltransferase translates to MNLSLSPKEFNHYVLRQVDHFFPDNARIDTDKFSLAFDLAVDRTHHCFKHLRLTSYCSQGETYLNHLHSDQYAVFLWFLSNSVWKETEDEKLAAKFFYLNKSLHSFNCMYDTNLPDIFLFLHLMGTVLGKAAYSDFLVVTQGCTVGAHRSKYPQIGKGASLLPNTSIIGDSHIGNYVSLGISTVVYEQDIPDRHIVYRDNQGTIHTKRSVKPWSQQFFNIDFS, encoded by the coding sequence ATGAATCTTTCATTATCCCCAAAGGAATTCAATCACTATGTTTTAAGGCAAGTGGATCATTTTTTTCCTGACAACGCAAGAATTGATACCGATAAATTCTCGTTAGCCTTTGATCTGGCTGTTGATCGTACTCATCACTGTTTTAAACATCTTCGTTTAACCTCATACTGCAGTCAGGGCGAAACCTATTTGAATCATCTTCATTCGGATCAATATGCCGTATTTCTTTGGTTTTTGTCCAATTCAGTCTGGAAAGAAACCGAGGATGAAAAGCTCGCGGCAAAATTTTTCTATTTGAACAAGTCCCTGCACAGTTTCAATTGTATGTATGATACAAATCTTCCTGATATTTTTTTATTTCTGCACCTAATGGGGACGGTGCTCGGAAAAGCAGCATACTCAGATTTTCTTGTTGTCACTCAAGGTTGTACAGTTGGTGCTCACCGTAGTAAATATCCGCAGATTGGCAAAGGTGCTTCCCTTTTGCCAAATACTTCGATTATCGGAGATTCGCATATTGGAAATTATGTCTCCCTTGGGATTAGTACCGTTGTTTATGAACAAGACATTCCTGACCGCCATATTGTTTACCGAGACAATCAAGGCACAATCCATACTAAACGAAGCGTTAAACCCTGGTCACAGCAATTTTTTAATATTGATTTTTCTTAA